The DNA region GTGTAAGGAATTTTTAGGCACAGCAAGACTTTCATCAACCAAAGCATTTCCGCCTATGTCTTTAAGAAAACTTGCATTTAAAACATAGTGTTTTAAAACGCCCAAATGCTCACAAATTTGATGAAAACACTCTTTTTCTTTTCTTTTGGTGCGCTGATTATAGTCAAAATGCAAAGCGATAATTTCAAAGCCTTCCTTCTTTGCCAAATACGCACACAAAGCACTATCCATACCGCCACTTATGATACATAAAGCCTTTTTCATTTTTTCTCTTTATAAATTTTTCTAGCATATCGGCAAAATCATTTTAAAATTTAATATCTTGCAAAAAAAATCATAAAAATTTATAATAATGCCTTCAATGAAAGGATAAAAAATGATTAATATTAAATTAATAGAGCATATCTTTAAAGCCGCTTCTATAAGTCGCTGGAACGATTATCCTAGAATGGCAAATTTAGTCGAGCTTGACAAGCAAGCGCATAAATTCATTATCGCTTATTTTATCGCTAAAATGGAAAAAGATGTCGATATGAGAGTGATTATAGAGGGAGGAATTTTTGAATTTTTGAGCCGCGTTGTGGTTACTGACATACGCCCTGATGTGTATCATCAAATCGTGCGTCAAAAAAAAGATGAGGTGAATCATTGGGTTTTTAGCATTTTAGAACCTATGATAGAAAATATTGAAAATGGTGAATTTCTTAAACGCTTTGAAAATTATATTAAAGGTAACGATTATCCAAAAGAAAGGCTTATTTTAAAAGCAGCTTCTTATTTTGCCACGCGTTGGGAATTTAATATTGTTTATCAAACTTCTTCTTTTTTAAATGATATTGAGGAGATTAAAAATAAGGTCGAAGAGGAGCTGGAGGACTATTATGAGCTTATCGGTGCTAGGAAAATTGCCTTAAATCAAAAAATAGCAAAACTTGTGGATTTAAGTGGGAGGCTTCGTTTTCAAAAGCGTTGGGCGCAAACACCTCGTATCCCTGAAACTGCCGTGCTAGGACATATGCTTGTTGTGGCGATTTTGGGATATTTTTATTCCCTTAGCATTAAAGCTTGTGATAAAAGATTAGAAAATAATTTTTATTGTGCCTTATTTCACGACCTACCAGAAAGCTTAACGCGTGATATTATAAGCCCTGTAAAATACGGCATAAGCGGACTTCATACCATTATAAACGATTATGAAATGCAGCTTATTAATGATAAAATTCTACCCTTTGTCCCCGAACACTTAAGAGCTGAATTTGCTTATATTTTAGGCATTAGAGAGGGAAGAAATGGTGAGGATAAATGGGTCAAAAATGAATTTGAAAATCGCACCTTTAAAAATGGCAAGATCGAGCTTTGCAGTGGGAGTTTAAATATCTGTAATGAAAATGAATTTGGTGCTATTGACGGCAAGGCACTTAAATACTGCGATAAATTCGCCGCCTTTATTGAGGCTGGACTTTCTATAAGTTATGGAGTGAAATCCAAGGAGCTTTTAAGCGGCTTTAATGAAATGTTTAAATTTTTCTCTCAAAATAAAAGCATAGAGGGAGTTAATTTTCTCACACTTTGTGAAGAATTAAAAAAGGAATTTAATATCGCTTAAAAAGGGCTTTACGCCCCTTTTAATGCAAACTTTCTATGTAAGCTAGAGCTGAAAGTGCTGCCACAGCTCCGTCTCCAGCCGCACAAATAACTTGTTTGGGAGCATCTTGTCTTAAATCTCCTGCTGCAAAAAGTCCGGGGATATTTGTTTGCATTTTGAGATTAACGCTGACTTGCCCACCCTGCTCCATTTTACACAAAAATGAGCCATCATCTTGTTTTAAAATTTCATTACGCACATCAAGCCCTACGAAAGTAAAGATTCCCGGCACCTTTAAATCTCTCTCGCCATTTTTTAGCTCAAGTTTCACGCCTAAAACTCCACTTGCATCGCCATAGACTTCGTTAATACTTGCATTTGTGATAAGTTCGATTTTTTCATTTTTCTTAACCTTTTCTACCGTGCTAGGAGCAGCTCTAAATGTATCGCGGCGGTGGATTAGATAAATTTTAGAGCAGATATTTGCGAGATATAAAGCCTCCTCAAGTGCTGTATCGCCACCACCTAAAACGGCGACTTCTTTATTTTTATAAAAAAAGCCATCGCAAGTCGCACAAGTGCTAACCCCACGCCCAAAAAACTCATCTTCGCCTTTAAACCCTGCTTTTCTAGGTGCTGAACCCGTGCAAACAATTACCGCTTTAGCCACTTCACTCTTTCCTCCCTCAAGAATGATTGTAAAAGTGGCGTCTTCATTTTTACTAATCTTTTCAACGCCGACCATTTCGTGCTTTAAGCCAAAACGCATACATTGCTCACCCCAAGGAGCCATAAAGGAAATTCCATCCATTACTTGGGCGACTCCGGGGTAATTTTCAATTTCAGAGCTTGAAGTGATCTGCCCTCCTGGCATACCCTTTTCAAACATCACAACATTTTTAAGACCGCCTCTTGTCGCGTAAAGTCCCGCACTAAGTCCCGCAGGACCACCACCTATAATCGCTAAATCTAACATCATTTTTCCTTTAAATTTTTATTTATGCCAAATGATACAAAAAATTTCTTAAGGCTAGTTAATAAAAATTATTATTTGCAAAAATTTGCACTAGGGCATTAAGATTATATCTACTAAGGTTCCTTTTTGCACTTTTTCGCACTCTTTTGGGACTATCATTAAGGCGGCTTTGTTGTTAAGATTATTGATAATTGCACTTGAGCCGTCTTTTTTACCCTTTAAATTGACATAAATTTTACCCTCTTTAAATTCGACATTGCACGCGACAAATTCTAAATAAGGGCTTTTTTTAACATAATCTTGCTCCAAAAAAGCGTGTAAAATATAATCCTTTTTTTGCAAAAGCCAAGCGTTTAAAATTTCTCTTGCATATAAATTAAACATCACCATAGCAGAGTATGGAAAGCCGGGCAGTGCAAGGATAAATTTCTCCTCAAATTGAGCGATTTTAATGTGGCGACCGGGCTTGATATCAACTTTATCAATGATGATTTTATACGCTCTTACCGCTTTTTTTAAAAAGTCAAAATCTCCCATAGAAACGCCCCCTGTTGTGATTAAAATATCGCAAGTTTTAAGGGCATTTTCTAAGGTGCTTTGCGTGAGTTTTTCTTCATCTTTTAAAAGGGGGAAGACTCTAGCTTCACAGCCTAATTTTTGTGCTAAATTCGCTAAGGCGATGTGATTTGATGAGCGAATTTGCGCAGGATTTTCCAAAGCCTCACCCAAGTCCTTAATCTCACTTCCACTACTTAAAACTCCCACCACAGGACGCAAAAAAACGCTAATGTGAAAAAAGCCAAGTTCAGCTAAAAGCGCTATCTCACTATAATCGAGTTTCGTTCCTCTTGCTAACAAAAGCTCATCTTTTTGATAGCTCTCCCCTACTTTTCTTACCGCAAACCCCTTTTTAACCGCTTCTTTAATGTAGATTTGCCCCTCCTTTAATTCCACATTTTCCACAGGCACCAAAGTATCACTACCCTCACTCATCAAAGATCCTGTGAAAGTTTTCACACAAGTGCCACTTTCGACCTTAAATTCAGGCATTTTCCCTGCTGGAGTAACGCCTAAAACTCTCAATGGCTTGTTTTGCTCGTCAAATTTGAGTGCGTAGCCGTCCATAGCAGAGATGGGGAATTCGGGGTAGTTTTTAAGGGCTTTGATATCTTGAGCTAAAATGCGTCCTAGACACTGCGTTAGGGCGACTTTCTCCACCTTTTCATAGGGCTTAATATGTGCTTTTAAAAGCTCTAAACTTGTTTCATAAGACATTAACATTGTTTATCCTTAAGCTAAAATTCCAGCGCCCTTAAGTTTATAAGAGCGTTTTTTCGCGTAAATTTTTTCACCCTTTATCACATCATATTTCCAAATGGGCGCACTTTTTTTAAAATCTTCCACAAAATCGTTTAAAAGCTTTAAACCAAGTGTTCTATTTTTACTCAAAACCCCTGCCAAATAAGAACTTTGATGAATTTTTACCTCTCCTAAAGAATGCGCGAAAAAAAACTTGACTCCCTCATTTTTGTAATTTTCTTCCCAGCCCTTAAACCATGCCTTTAAAAGCGGCTCATAAATTTCAAAGCTAAGAGCCTCTACTATACCCTTAGTTTCATCGCTTTGCTCTTCTCTTACTATGCCGCAAAAGCTCAAAAATGCCCCGCAGTTTTTATCTCTAAGGCTTTCATACCATTTTGTATAAATGAGACTTATATCTAAAGCCCCTTTGTGAATTTCAAACATCTAGCCTCCACAAACAGGCGGTAAAAGGGCGATTGTATCCCCTGATTTTAAACTGACATTTTCATCAAAAACCATAACGCCATTTAAACAAATCGCACAAAGCTCAAGCCACTCTTTCAGGCTTTCATCTTGCTTTAAAATTTCTTTAAGCTCTTTTAAAGAAGAGATTTCAAGCTTTAAATTTGGCTTATTGATAGGTCCTAAAAATTCAATCGTTACCATTATCTTCAACCTCCAAATTTCCCATCATACCTAAATCCTCGTGTTCTAAAATATGACAATGATACATTCTAAGCCCCTTAAAATCTTGTTTCATTCTAAGTCTTAATTCTTCATTGGGACGGACATTAATCGTATCTCTTAAGGCTCTAAATTCGGCTTTTTTAATCTTGCCATTTAATTTTGATGAAATAAGCTCAAACTGCGTCCCGTGTATGTGAAAAGGATGATCCATATGAGATTTATTAATAATAATCCAATCTTCAACAACCCCCACTTTAGAGCTTAAATCAATGCGTTTTAAATCATAAATTTTATTATTGAGTAAAAACATCGAAGCTAAAGCCTTTTTTAAGTCCTCTTCGCCTTTTTTCATCAAGCCGTGCATTTGCGTATGATCTTCACTCATAATCACTTCTTTAAATTCCTTAGGCTCTTCTAAAGGCTTGAATTGTTTTAAAGCTTTTGGAAGTTCTATATTTTCTTTTTTTATACTAATATCAGCTAGAAAAAGTGTGCTAGGCTCTTCTTTTACCATCATTTTATCCCTATCATAATAAAGACTTTCTAGCTTAAATTCGCCACCCTCTGGCACAGAGATTAAAAATTCCGCCCTTGAAGCGGGGCTTAAAAAAAGCTCATCTTTAAAAAGTGGCTTTTCTATCAACCCCCCATCAGTGCCGACAAGGATAAATTTAGCCCCTTGTATGCGTAAATTTAAATACCTTGCCGCTGTAGCATTGTAAATGCGGATGCGCTCCTTTGTGCTAAGGGTGATTTTAGGCTTAAACTGCCCATTAATAAGCACAAATTCCCCCTCCCTACCATTAAGCCAATCAGTAAGATTATTATTTGGAATTTGAGCATTTTCATCAAGTCGCAAATCGCTTATCATCAAATCTTTTTCTTCAAAATGACTTAAAGCATCTTTTTTAGCCTTCACTACAAAAGCCCCAGCCAAGCCCATAAAAACTTGCTTAGAGCTAATAAAATGCGGATGCGGATGATACCAGTAAGTCCCTGCGCTGTCTTTAGGGATTGTAAAACGATATAGCCTTTCTTCTCCAGCTAAAATGGGATCGTGAGGATTTCCATCTTGCTCAGGTGGGACTAAAACTCCGTGCCAATGTATGGTCGTAGGCTCTTTAAGTTTATTTTTAACGATAATTTCAACAACATCTTCTTCAAAAACTTCTATTTTTGGGGCTGGAATTGAGCCATTGTAAGTATAAAATTTAGTTTTTTTACCTTTAATGAGTTCAATTTCACTTTCTTCAATGTCAATTTTTGCACGGAAAAAATTTCTCTTTTTGCTTTCATTTTGAAGTAGAGGTAAGGCTTTTAGCATTTCTCCTTGTGGAAAAATATTAGGATCTAAAAGCTTTAAATTTTTGGGAGCAAAATTGATAAAAGAAGTATTTAAATTCGTATGATTAACGCTATGATGTGCGTGGTGGCTTTGCATAGGATTAGCGTAGGCTATGCCTAAACTTGCCAGGCTTAGTGCGTTAAATTTTAAAAAATTTCTTCTATTCATAAATTTTCCTTATGTCTATTAAATTTCTGATAATTGTAACCATTTTTTTAAAATTTTTTGTAAATGTTTATTGTGAATTATTGTGTTAATTTTGTTATGATTTGGCAATTTAATTAAGGAAAAATAATGTTTTATGAAACAATTCAAACACCAGCTTACATTTTAGAAGAGGATAAATTAAGAAAAAATTGCGAACTTTTAGCCAAAGTGAGTGAAAAAAGTGGGGCAAAAGTGCTTTTAGCCTTAAAAGGTTTTGCCTTTTCGGGTGCAATGAAAATCGTAGGAGAATATCTGCACGGCTGCACTTGTAGCGGACTTTGGGAGGCGAAATTTGCTAAAGAATTTATGGATAAAGAAATTCATACTTTTTCGCCTGCTTTTAAAGATGAGGAATTTGATGAAATTGCAGAGCTTTCTCATCATATCGTTTTTAATTCTTTACATCAATTTCATCATTTTAAAGAAAAGGCTAAGGCTAAATCTTTAGGGTTGCGTTGTAATCCCGAGTATTCCTTAGCTCCAAAAGAGCTTTATAATCCTTGTGGGCGGTATTCTAGACTTGGAATTTTAAGTAAAGATTTAGAAAATACAGATTTAAGTGGAGTGAGTGGTTTGCATTTTCACGCTTTGTGTGAAGAAAGTGCGGAGGCTTTAGAGGCAGTTTTAAAAGCTTTTGAGGCTAAATTTGGCAAGTGGATAGCTGGGATGAAATGGGTGAATTTTGGTGGGGGACATCACATCACAAAAAAGGGCTATGATGTGGAGAAACTCATCGTTCTTTGTAAGAAATTTAGCGATAAATTTGGGGTGCAAGTGTATTTAGAGCCGGGTGAGGCTGTGGGCTGGCAAACAGGCGTTTTGGTCGCTTCTGTTATCGACATAGTTGAAAATGAAAAGCACATAGCTATTTTAGACACTTCAAGTGAGGCACATATGCCTGATACTATCATTATGCCCTACACAAGCGAGGTTTTAAATGCTAGGATTTTAAGCACGAGGGAAGGAGAGCAAATTTCAAGCTTAAAAGAAGATGAGGTGGCATATTTGTTAGCGGGAAATACTTGTTTAGCAGGTGATGTAATGGGGGAATATGCCTTTAAAAGTCCGCTTAAAAGGGGTGATAAAATCGTCTTTTTAGACCAAATTCATTATTCCATAGTTAAAAACACGACTTTTAATGGCGTCATTTTACCGAATTTAATGCTTTATACTAAGAAAAAAAAGCTTGAGATGATTAGAAAATTTTCTTATGAGGATTATGCGAAAAGAAATTGACTTATTATGTCAATAAAACATAAAATAATTTTTGCATTTTTGTTAAATTTTTTTTAAAAAATATAAAAAATTTTTACATTTAATCATATTTCAAAAATGTTTTAAAATACTATAATTTCGTATTTTTAACTTCTTTTATCGTGTAGTGAAAATGTGAAAAAAATTTATAAATTTCAGTTTTTTTTAAATTAAATAGTATTATGATACAAGCAAGTTTTAAAGGGACTTAGAGTGCGTAATAGGCAATTTTTGCATAATATTATTTGCCCTAGAAACGAGTCTTAAAAAGTTGGGGAGTAGTGGTGAATTTAGAAAATTTAAGATCTGCTAGAAGTCTTTATTATCAATGCTTAGGCGAGGTTTTTAGCTTTTCTTTTTCTCAAAATAGATTAGCAAATTTGACCCAGTATCTAAATGCAATGAACGAGTGTATTTTCGATGATACCTTAAAGACAAATTTTGCTTTTTTGCTTGAAAGTTTAAAAACTCCACAAGATATGCAAAAACTCATTAAAGAATATGATCTTTTATTTTTGGCTTTAAAAAGTGCTATTCCTACGACTTTTTCCTACATAGAGGAAGGTTTTGAAAATTCAAATGCCTTGCTTTTAGTGCGTCAAATTCTTATCAAAAGTAAGCTAAGAAGAAATGAAGCTTTTTTTAAAGAAGGTGAAGATAGTGTCGGCTTTTGCTTTCTTTTAATGAGTGAATTTTTAAGAGAAAAAAGTGATGATTTGGCAAAAGAGCTTTTTGAAAAACTCATTAATCCTAACATTGATGAGTTTTTAAATCTTATCTTGGCAAATGAGGCTGCCTTATTATTTAAAGAAATCGCTTTAATAGGCACGGCTTTTATAGAATTTGAAAGATTTTGTTTTGAGCTTGAAAAGCCTATAAAAACACAAAATAAAAAGGTACAAAATGACCTTTCTAGATCCGAATTTTTAAGGAGAGAAACCAATAAAAGGAGAAAGCTTGGAAAAACGCAGGAAATTTCTTAAAAACTCTGCCCTAGCTTTAGCTGGAGTGGGTGTTTTAGGTGCGACAAATGTGGCTTTTGGCGAAGAAAAAGCTGAAAATAAACTTGTTCGCGGAAAGAGTAAAAAAAAGGAAGTGCTTTATCAAAGAAGTGCTAACTGGGAAAAATACTACATAAAGGCTGAATAATGAAATTAAATCGTCGTTCATTTTTAAAAATGGCAGCACTTTCAAGCCTTGCAACTCCGCTTTTGGGGCGTAGTGAGGTGTTAAGAGAGGCTAAGGAAAGTGAGCTAAGTGAGGCTTTTGAAGGAAGCAAAAAGGTAAGAAGTGTTTGCACTGCCTGTTCTGTGGGCTGCGGTATCATTGCTGAAGTGCAAAATGGCGTTTGGCTTAGACAAGAAATCGCCCAAGATCACCCTGTGAGCTTTGGAGGACATTGCTGTAAGGGTTCTGATATGATCGATATGGTGCGTTCTCATGTGCGTTTAAAATACCCTATGAAAAAAGAAAATGGCGAATGGAAACGCATAAGTTACGAGCAAGCTTTAAGCGAAATAGGAGAAAAATTAGCTGGCTATCGTAAGGAAAATCCTGAAAGCGTGATGTTTATAGGCTCTGCTAAATTAAGCAATGAACAAGCCTATTATATACGCAAATTTGCCGCCTTTTTTGGGACAAATAATATAGACCACCAAGCTAGAATTTGACATAGCGCAACAGTCGCCGGTGTGGCGAATACATTTGGTTATGGCGCGATGACAAATCATCTTGGCGATATACAAAAGTCAAAATGTATTTTCATTATAGGAGCAAATCCGGCTGTAAATCACCCTGTGGGCTTTAGACATTTTTTAAAAGCTAAAGAAAAAGGTGCGAAGCTTATCGTAGTCGATCCTCGTTTTACAAAAAGTGCAGCAAAAGCGGACATTTACGCACAAATTCGTCCCGGCACTGATATAGCTTTTATGTATGGTATGCTTAAAATTATCTTTGATGAGGGTTTGGAAGATACAAAATACCTTGACGAAAGGGTTTTTGGGATCGATAAAATTAGAGAAGAAGCGGCAAAATGGGACGCTAAAGAGGTTGAAAATGTTACGGGCATACCAGAGGCTAAATTAAGAGAAATTACCTTTGAAGTCGCTAAAAATAAGCCTACAACGCTCATTTGGGCTATGGGGCTTACCCAGCACACCGTAGGAACTTCAAATACGCGTTTAGCACCTATTGTGCAAATGGTGCTTGGTAATATCGGTAAATTTGGCGGTGGAGTGAATATTTTAAGAGGACACGATAATGTGCAAGGTGCGTCCGATGTGGCTTGTTTGAGTGAAAATTTACCCGGCTATTATCCTTTAAATGAAGCGAGTTGGAGATATTACGCGCAAATTTGGGGCGTGGATTATGAGTGGCTTTTAGGAAATTTCGTCAGTAAAGAGTGGATGCACAAAACGGGCTTAAGCCTTGCTAGATGGTGGGCGGCGGCTTTAAATGGCAAAGATGATAATGATAAAATAGACAATGCGGGAACGGCTTTAAAAGCTTTAATTGTAATGGGTAATGGTATTACCTCAACCGCCCAGCAGGCTAAAGTCAAAGAGGGTTTAGAGGCTTTGGAGCTTTTAGTTTTAGCCGATCCTTTCGTCAATGAAGCGGGTATTATAAGTGAGAGAAAAGATGGAATTTATCTTCTTCCTGCTGCAACGCAGTTTGAAACAAGTGGGAGTGTAACCGCCACTAATCGCAGTGGGCAGTGGAGATTTAAGGTCGTAGAGCCACTTTATGAAAGTAAGGAAGATCAAGAAATTTTATTTGAACTTGCTAAAAAACTCGGCTTTTATGAGGATTTCACTAAAACCTTACGCGATGAAAATGGCAAAATTGTTTGGC from Campylobacter upsaliensis includes:
- a CDS encoding HD domain-containing protein; translated protein: MINIKLIEHIFKAASISRWNDYPRMANLVELDKQAHKFIIAYFIAKMEKDVDMRVIIEGGIFEFLSRVVVTDIRPDVYHQIVRQKKDEVNHWVFSILEPMIENIENGEFLKRFENYIKGNDYPKERLILKAASYFATRWEFNIVYQTSSFLNDIEEIKNKVEEELEDYYELIGARKIALNQKIAKLVDLSGRLRFQKRWAQTPRIPETAVLGHMLVVAILGYFYSLSIKACDKRLENNFYCALFHDLPESLTRDIISPVKYGISGLHTIINDYEMQLINDKILPFVPEHLRAEFAYILGIREGRNGEDKWVKNEFENRTFKNGKIELCSGSLNICNENEFGAIDGKALKYCDKFAAFIEAGLSISYGVKSKELLSGFNEMFKFFSQNKSIEGVNFLTLCEELKKEFNIA
- the trxB gene encoding thioredoxin-disulfide reductase — encoded protein: MLDLAIIGGGPAGLSAGLYATRGGLKNVVMFEKGMPGGQITSSSEIENYPGVAQVMDGISFMAPWGEQCMRFGLKHEMVGVEKISKNEDATFTIILEGGKSEVAKAVIVCTGSAPRKAGFKGEDEFFGRGVSTCATCDGFFYKNKEVAVLGGGDTALEEALYLANICSKIYLIHRRDTFRAAPSTVEKVKKNEKIELITNASINEVYGDASGVLGVKLELKNGERDLKVPGIFTFVGLDVRNEILKQDDGSFLCKMEQGGQVSVNLKMQTNIPGLFAAGDLRQDAPKQVICAAGDGAVAALSALAYIESLH
- a CDS encoding molybdopterin molybdotransferase MoeA, which gives rise to MLMSYETSLELLKAHIKPYEKVEKVALTQCLGRILAQDIKALKNYPEFPISAMDGYALKFDEQNKPLRVLGVTPAGKMPEFKVESGTCVKTFTGSLMSEGSDTLVPVENVELKEGQIYIKEAVKKGFAVRKVGESYQKDELLLARGTKLDYSEIALLAELGFFHISVFLRPVVGVLSSGSEIKDLGEALENPAQIRSSNHIALANLAQKLGCEARVFPLLKDEEKLTQSTLENALKTCDILITTGGVSMGDFDFLKKAVRAYKIIIDKVDIKPGRHIKIAQFEEKFILALPGFPYSAMVMFNLYAREILNAWLLQKKDYILHAFLEQDYVKKSPYLEFVACNVEFKEGKIYVNLKGKKDGSSAIINNLNNKAALMIVPKECEKVQKGTLVDIILMP
- a CDS encoding molybdopterin synthase catalytic subunit, with the translated sequence MFEIHKGALDISLIYTKWYESLRDKNCGAFLSFCGIVREEQSDETKGIVEALSFEIYEPLLKAWFKGWEENYKNEGVKFFFAHSLGEVKIHQSSYLAGVLSKNRTLGLKLLNDFVEDFKKSAPIWKYDVIKGEKIYAKKRSYKLKGAGILA
- a CDS encoding MoaD/ThiS family protein encodes the protein MVTIEFLGPINKPNLKLEISSLKELKEILKQDESLKEWLELCAICLNGVMVFDENVSLKSGDTIALLPPVCGG
- the cueO gene encoding multicopper oxidase CueO, which gives rise to MNRRNFLKFNALSLASLGIAYANPMQSHHAHHSVNHTNLNTSFINFAPKNLKLLDPNIFPQGEMLKALPLLQNESKKRNFFRAKIDIEESEIELIKGKKTKFYTYNGSIPAPKIEVFEEDVVEIIVKNKLKEPTTIHWHGVLVPPEQDGNPHDPILAGEERLYRFTIPKDSAGTYWYHPHPHFISSKQVFMGLAGAFVVKAKKDALSHFEEKDLMISDLRLDENAQIPNNNLTDWLNGREGEFVLINGQFKPKITLSTKERIRIYNATAARYLNLRIQGAKFILVGTDGGLIEKPLFKDELFLSPASRAEFLISVPEGGEFKLESLYYDRDKMMVKEEPSTLFLADISIKKENIELPKALKQFKPLEEPKEFKEVIMSEDHTQMHGLMKKGEEDLKKALASMFLLNNKIYDLKRIDLSSKVGVVEDWIIINKSHMDHPFHIHGTQFELISSKLNGKIKKAEFRALRDTINVRPNEELRLRMKQDFKGLRMYHCHILEHEDLGMMGNLEVEDNGND
- the nspC gene encoding carboxynorspermidine decarboxylase translates to MFYETIQTPAYILEEDKLRKNCELLAKVSEKSGAKVLLALKGFAFSGAMKIVGEYLHGCTCSGLWEAKFAKEFMDKEIHTFSPAFKDEEFDEIAELSHHIVFNSLHQFHHFKEKAKAKSLGLRCNPEYSLAPKELYNPCGRYSRLGILSKDLENTDLSGVSGLHFHALCEESAEALEAVLKAFEAKFGKWIAGMKWVNFGGGHHITKKGYDVEKLIVLCKKFSDKFGVQVYLEPGEAVGWQTGVLVASVIDIVENEKHIAILDTSSEAHMPDTIIMPYTSEVLNARILSTREGEQISSLKEDEVAYLLAGNTCLAGDVMGEYAFKSPLKRGDKIVFLDQIHYSIVKNTTFNGVILPNLMLYTKKKKLEMIRKFSYEDYAKRN
- a CDS encoding TorD/DmsD family molecular chaperone gives rise to the protein MNLENLRSARSLYYQCLGEVFSFSFSQNRLANLTQYLNAMNECIFDDTLKTNFAFLLESLKTPQDMQKLIKEYDLLFLALKSAIPTTFSYIEEGFENSNALLLVRQILIKSKLRRNEAFFKEGEDSVGFCFLLMSEFLREKSDDLAKELFEKLINPNIDEFLNLILANEAALLFKEIALIGTAFIEFERFCFELEKPIKTQNKKVQNDLSRSEFLRRETNKRRKLGKTQEIS
- a CDS encoding twin-arginine translocation signal domain-containing protein is translated as MEKRRKFLKNSALALAGVGVLGATNVAFGEEKAENKLVRGKSKKKEVLYQRSANWEKYYIKAE
- a CDS encoding molybdopterin-dependent oxidoreductase codes for the protein MKLNRRSFLKMAALSSLATPLLGRSEVLREAKESELSEAFEGSKKVRSVCTACSVGCGIIAEVQNGVWLRQEIAQDHPVSFGGHCCKGSDMIDMVRSHVRLKYPMKKENGEWKRISYEQALSEIGEKLAGYRKENPESVMFIGSAKLSNEQAYYIRKFAAFFGTNNIDHQARIUHSATVAGVANTFGYGAMTNHLGDIQKSKCIFIIGANPAVNHPVGFRHFLKAKEKGAKLIVVDPRFTKSAAKADIYAQIRPGTDIAFMYGMLKIIFDEGLEDTKYLDERVFGIDKIREEAAKWDAKEVENVTGIPEAKLREITFEVAKNKPTTLIWAMGLTQHTVGTSNTRLAPIVQMVLGNIGKFGGGVNILRGHDNVQGASDVACLSENLPGYYPLNEASWRYYAQIWGVDYEWLLGNFVSKEWMHKTGLSLARWWAAALNGKDDNDKIDNAGTALKALIVMGNGITSTAQQAKVKEGLEALELLVLADPFVNEAGIISERKDGIYLLPAATQFETSGSVTATNRSGQWRFKVVEPLYESKEDQEILFELAKKLGFYEDFTKTLRDENGKIVWPENATKEFAGAIRSIGLNGWSAERLKKHTLNWDKFDEITLEGKEGEVKGEYFGLPWPCWSEKHPGSPVLYNTDIEVAKGGMGFRNNFGLEYEGESLLAKNAPLNSPINTGYPQITKDNIEKVLGITLSEEEKAKMGPTWALDASNIIATKCMQKGIVPYGNAKARAVVWTFKDQIPLHREPLHSPRNDLVQKYPSFEDQKALYRVDTKFISVQQAKDYSKEFPLNLVTARLVNLNGAGMENRASMYLTRLTPEMFCEINEALAKQENIKKGDMIWVHSPEGTKIKVRVKINNGVAKDMIFLPFHFTGVMQGVDLTHNFPEGTKPYASGESANTVTNYGYDIMCQIPETKGGLCRISKDGV